In Helianthus annuus cultivar XRQ/B chromosome 3, HanXRQr2.0-SUNRISE, whole genome shotgun sequence, a single window of DNA contains:
- the LOC110932386 gene encoding uncharacterized mitochondrial protein AtMg00810-like, translating to MEQPPGFEDPNQPNHVCKLNRALYGLKQAPRAWFQRLSTFLVALGYQNSQADPSLFVYNHHGILIYLLIYVDDIVLTGNNNDTFINNFTSRLHKEFKIKDLGLEVTHTKLGLFLNQSKYAYDILSRAGLLDSKPVTTPLTSKDVFTTDGQPFHDPTLYRSLVGALQYLTITRPELSYAVNQASQFLQNPNITHFQLVKRILRYVKGTLSHGLIFDRPPNTVLLGFSDADWVRCIDTRRSTYGYCIYLGGNLVSWSAKKQPTVSRSSCESEY from the coding sequence ATGGAACAACCTCCAGGATTTGAAGACCCCAACCAACCAAACCATGTGTGTAAACTTAATCGTGCTCTCTACGGTCTCAAACAAGCTCCACGCGCTTGGTTTCAACGTCTAAGCACATTTCTCGTTGCTCTCGGTTATCAAAATAGCCAAGCTGACCCATCTTTATTTGTTTACAACCACCATGGGATCCTAATTTACCTCCTTATCTACGTAGACGACATTGTTCTTACCGGTAATAATAATGACACATTCATTAACAATTTTACATCTCGTCTTCACAAGGAATTCAAAATCAAGGATCTAGGTTTGGAGGTAACTCACACCAAATTGGGTCTCTTTCTAAACCAATCTAAATATGCTTACGATATTCTCTCCCGAGCCGGCTTACTTGACTCTAAACCCGTTACTACTCCTCTTACATCAAAGGATGTGTTCACTACTGATGGCCAACCATTCCATGATCCTACCCTTTACCGATCTCTCGTCGGCGCACTACAATATCTCACCATCACCCGTCCCGAACTCTCATACGCAGTCAATCAAGCTAGCCAATTTTTACAAAACCCCAACATCACTCACTTTCAACTAGTTAAACGAATTCTTCGATACGTCAAAGGCACTCTCTCTCATGGCCTAATTTTTGATAGACCACCTAACACTGTTTTATTAGGTTTTTCGGATGCAGATTGGGTGCGATGCATTGACACTAGAAGATCAACATATGGCTACTGCATATACTTGGGTGGAAACTTGGTCTCTTGGAGTGCTAAGAAGCAACCTACGGTTTCTAGATCAAGCTGTGAATCCGAATATTGA
- the LOC110930337 gene encoding berberine bridge enzyme-like 21, producing the protein MYSNNKIYQTFLQYLHQVSPEPDPEVSSVVHSPNFNSTTYTTILRSNIRNRRFNTASTPKPTLIITPTKESHVQAAVLCAKNLGIQLLTRSGGHDYNGRSYVSHEKRFILLDMFNLHNVSVDIATETAVVQTGAQLGELYYRIWEKSKVHGFPAGVCPTVGVGGHVSGGGYGTMIRKYGLSVDHVVDARIVDANGRVLDRESMGEDLFWAVRGGGGASFGVVLSYTVKLVPVPKIHTVFLVSRTIAENAIDLVYKWQTAAPTIDRDLFIRVMLMPKVLNNKKTVQASFIAHFLGDSERLLKLMNESFPELQVKKEDCLEVNWVESVFFWANLDYKSPAAVLLDRHSDTVNFLIRKSDYVQTPISRLGWESIFNKLYELGKCGFYLNPYGGIMEEIPADATPCPHRAGNLFKIQYSMNWTEDDPELDGKYLNETRVLFEFMTKFVSKNPRGAFLNYRDLDIGVMVGTGESGYHSGRVYGEKYFKENFDRLVKVKTAVDPDNFFRTEQSIPPLPRVKTPEQFLFSRI; encoded by the coding sequence ATGTATTCAAACAATAAAATTTACCAAACCTTCCTCCAATACCTCCATCAAGTATCACCGGAACCCGACCCGGAAGTTTCCTCCGTTGTCCACAGCCCTAACTTCAACTCCACCACCTACACCACCATCCTCCGGTCTAACATCCGAAACCGCCGCTTCAACACCGCATCTACACCTAAACCAACACTCATTATCACCCCAACCAAAGAATCCCACGTCCAAGCCGCGGTCCTGTGCGCGAAAAACCTCGGCATTCAGCTCTTGACGCGCAGCGGCGGACATGACTACAACGGAAGATCATACGTTTCCCATGAGAAAAGATTCATCTTACTCGACATGTTTAATTTACATAACGTGTCTGTAGATATCGCCACAGAAACCGCGGTTGTCCAAACCGGAGCTCAGCTCGGCGAGCTTTATTACCGGATATGGGAAAAGAGCAAGGTGCATGGCTTCCCAGCTGGAGTGTGTCCAACAGTTGGTGTTGGTGGACATGTAAGTGGTGGTGGTTATGGCACCATGATTCGAAAATACGGGTTGTCAGTTGATCATGTGGTGGATGCGCGTATAGTCGATGCTAACGGTCGTGTTCTGGACCGTGAGTCAATGGGTGAGGATCTTTTTTGGGCCGTTCGCGGCGGTGGAGGAGCTAGTTTCGGTGTAGTTTTATCCTACACTGTTAAACTAGTTCCAGTACCCAAGATTCATACAGTATTCTTGGTAAGTAGAACCATAGCCGAAAATGCCATTGATCTTGTTTATAAATGGCAGACGGCTGCACCAACCATAGATAGAGATTTATTTATCAGAGTAATGTTAATGCCGAAGGTGTTGAACAACAAGAAAACCGTCCAGGCTTCGTTTATAGCACATTTCTTGGGCGATTCTGAAAGATTATTAAAACTAATGAACGAAAGCTTCCCGGAATTACAAGTTAAAAAAGAAGATTGTTTGGAAGTAAATTGGGTTGAATCTGTATTCTTCTGGGCAAATCTTGATTACAAGTCTCCAGCGGCGGTCCTTCTGGACCGCCACTCGGACACTGTAAACTTTTTAATACGAAAGTCTGATTATGTGCAAACGCCTATATCTAGACTCGGGTGGGAGTCTATATTCAACAAGTTGTACGAGTTAGGTAAATGTGGTTTTTACTTAAACCCTTATGGTGGAATAATGGAGGAAATTCCAGCGGATGCAACTCCGTGTCCTCATCGTGCTGGAAACTTGTTTAAGATCCAGTACTCGATGAACTGGACCGAAGATGATCCGGAACTGGATGGAAAGTATTTGAATGAGACTCGAGTTTTGTTTGAGTTCATGACTAAGTTTGTGTCCAAGAATCCAAGAGGTGCGTTTTTGAATTATAGAGATTTGGATATTGGAGTGATGGTGGGAACCGGTGAGAGTGGTTACCACTCTGGTAGGGTGTATGGTGAGAAGTATTTTAAGGAGAATTTTGATAGATTGGTGAAGGTGAAGACAGCGGTTGATCCAGACAATTTTTTTAGAACTGAACAGAGTATCCCACCACTTCCTAGAGTGAAAACGCCAGAACAATTTCTGTTTAGTAGAATTTAG